Part of the Flavobacterium sp. KS-LB2 genome is shown below.
GTACATTGATAAATCCATTGCATTTTTGATTTCGGTTCCTTTCAAAGTTTTTCCGAAGAAAGAAGAAATGTCCGGGAATACGTAAAAAGCTCCTTCAGGAACGTTGATTTTTACGCCTGGAATTTCTTTTAATAATCCTACCACTAAATCTCTACGGCTATGGAAGGCATCAACCATGTGTTTCAATACACTTGGATCAGCATCTACTGCTGTAATAGTAGCGCGTTGTGCGATAGAATTTGCCCCTGAGGTTACTTGGCCTTGAATTTTTGTACATGCTTTTGCAATGAATTCTGGTGCGCCAATATATCCAATTCTCCATCCTGTCATGGCGAAAGCTTTAGCAACTCCATTTACGGTAATTGTTCTTTCTAACATTCCCGGGATAGATGCGATGCTGCAAAAAGTCCCTGAGAAATTGATGTGCTCATAGATTTCATCAGCTACAATATATACATGCGGATATTTCTCCAAAACTTTGGCTAATGCCGTCAATTCTTCTCTGTTGTACACCGATCCACTTGGATTACAAGGAGAACTGAACCACATCATTTTTGTTTTAGGTGTAATCGCTGCTTCTAATTGTTCAGGTGTGATTTTGAAATCAGTATCTACAGATGTAGGAACTTCTACAGGGACTCCACCGGATAATTTCACGATTTCGAAATATGAAACCCAGTAAGGTGCCGGTAAAATTACTTCGTCACCGTCGTTTAGCATTACTTGTGCAATGTTGTATAAGGACTGTTTTGCTCCAGTTGAAACTACAATTTGAGACGGTTTGTACTCTAAATTATTGTCTCTTTTGAATTTTCTGCAGATGGCTTCTTTTAATTCAGCATATCCTTCTACCGGAGAATAAGTACTGTAATTTTCGTCAATCGCTTTTTTCGCTGCTTCTTTGATGAAATCAGGCGTATTAAAGTCAGGTTCGCCTAAACTTAAGCTGATAATGTCTTTTCCTTGTGCTTTTAATTCTCTGGCTAAAGCAGCCATTGCTAGTGTTTGTGATGTTGCTAGATTGTTAATTCTATCGGATAATGGATTCATTGTAATAGGTTGTAGTTAGTTTATTAATTAGTAGAGATGCACCGCAGTGCATCTCTTGGTGTTATATGACTATGTAAGTTCCGGTTTCATTCCCAATTCTTTCAAATGCTTGAAATGAGCAATAACAGCACTTCGCATTGTTTTGTATTCATAATACGGCAAGTTGCATTCCTGCGCAGTTTCTTTTACGATACTGGCAATTTTACCATAATGTACGTGACTGATATTTGGAAAAATATGGTGCTCAATTTGGTGATTTAATCCGCCAGTGTACCAGTTTACGATTGCGTTTTTTGGAGCAAAATTAGTAGTGGTAAATAATTGGTGTATCGCCCAAGTATTGTCCATTTCACCTAATTCATTTGGAGATGGATTAATTGTTTCTTCTACAACGTGTGCTAATTGGAACACAACGCTTAATATTAAACCAGCTGTGTAATGCATCACGAAGAAACCAATAAGCACTTTCCACCATGTAATTCCAATAACGATTGGTAAAACAATCCAGATAGAAACATAAATTATTTTTGTAATAATTAAGGTAGTCCAAAGTGTTTTTGGGCTTTTTGCTTCTCCGTACGATAATTTTCTTTTCAAGTAGCTTCTCATCTGTTTGAAATCAGTTGTGATGGCCCAGTTGAACGTTAGTAATCCGTATAGAAAAACAGAATAATATTGTTGAAAACGGTGAAAATTATACCATTTTGCTTCTTTAGTAAAACGTATAACACGTCCAGCATCTAAATCCTCATCGTGACCAGGAATGTTCGTATAGGTATGATGTAAAACATTGTGTTGCACTTGCCAGTTGTATACATTTCCTGCCAAAACATAAATAGTTCCACCCATGAATTTGTTGACCCAGGTTTTATTAGAATACGATCCGTGATTTCCATCGTGCATCACATTCATTCCGACACCAGCCATTCCAATTCCCATAACGATGGCTAACAGAAGATGTGCCCAAAATGGCATTCCAAGTGTTAGAATTAAAAAATAAGGTGCAAGAAAAACGGAGAAGAGAATTATAGTTTTCAAATAGAGTTTCCAGTTTCCAGTTTTTTGAATGTTGTTTTCTTTGAAGTAATTGTTAACCCGTGAGTTAAGTGTTCTAAAAAACTTTAGGCTATCTTGCTTAGCAAATGTTGGCGCATTATTATTCATATATTTTCAATAAAGTTCAAAGGTAATTATTATAAATTTTTCGATATACAAAATTGAGATAAAAATTTTAACTGTAAAGTATTACTTTTGTTAAAAAAAATAATAGATGGACGAGATTCTTAAGTATTTTCCTAATTTAACTGACATTCAGAAAGAACAGTTCGAAAAATTAGATTTTTTATACCATGATTGGAATGAAAAAATCAATGTTATTTCGAGAAAAGATATTGACGCATTGTACACCAAACATATTCTGCATTCCTTGGGAATAGCTAAAATTATAAAATTCGAACCGGGAACTTATGTTTTAGATGTTGGGACTGGAGGTGGTTTTCCAGGAATTCCATTGGCGATTCTTTTTCCAGAAACACGTTTTTATTTGATTGATGTCATTGCAAAAAAAATAAAAGTGGTTCAGGCTGTTGCCGAAGGATTGGAATTGAAAAATGTAAAAGCAGAGCAAATACGTGCCGAAAATGTAAAAGGTGATTTCGATTTTATCGTCAGTCGTGCCGTAACTAATATGCCAGATTTTGTTTCTTGGGTAAAAACCAAAATCAAAAAGAACAACAAACACGAATTGAAAAACGGAATTTTGTATCTAAAAGGAGGCGATTTAACCGAAGAATTAAAGGATTTCCCAAAGGCGACGGAATATAATCTAGCTGATTTCTTCGAAGATGAATTCTTTGAAACTAAGAAAGTGGTGCATTTGCCGTTGAAGTTTCAATCGTAATCATAAGGTTGAAAGTCATATAGCCGAAAAATAAAAGCGGGTAAAAAAATACAAAAAGCCGAATCTAATTTTAGATTCGGCTTTTATATTTACAAAGTCCGTTAAGACTTTTGACTTTCAAACTTTAGGACTGATTTATTCTCCTAAAAACGGATATCTGTAATCAACCGGAGTAATAAAAGTTTCTTTGATGGTTCTTGGCGAAGCCCAACGTAATAAGTTCAATGCTGAACCTGCTTTATCGTTAGTTCCTGATGCTCTTGCGCCACCAAAAGGTTGCATTCCTACAACAGCTCCCGTTGGTTTATCATTGATGTAGAAATTACCGGCCGCATTTTGCAATTTGGTAGTCGCTTGCTCAATTGCATAACGATCTTGGCTGAAAACTGCACCTGTTAATGCATATTCTGAAGTGGTATCAACTAGTTCTAATGTTTCTTCCCATTGGTCGTCTTCGTAAACGAAAATCGTCATTACAGGTCCGAACAATTCCGTTTCCATGGTTGAGTAATGAGGATTTGTGGTTACGATAATCGTTGGTTCAATAAAATAACCAACAGATTTGTCATAATTTCCTCCAACGATAATTTCGGCATCGGCATCTTTTTTAGCTTGGTCAATAAAACCAGCCAATTTGTCGAAAGAACCTTCGTGAATAACCGCAGTAATAAAGTTTCCGAAATCTTCAGGAGAACCCATTTTCATCGATTTTGTATCGGTGATTAATTGCTCTTTTATAGCTGGCCACAAACTTTGTGGAACATAAGCTCTTGAAGCTGCAGAACATTTTTGACCTTGAAATTCAAATGCACCACGAACAATTCCTGTTGCTACTTGTTTTGGATTCGAACTTGGATGAGCGATGATAAAATCTTTTCCTCCAGTTTCACCAACAATTCTTGGGTAAGTTTTGTAATGGTGAATGTTTGTTCCAATTTTTGCCCAGATATCTTTAAATACGTGAGTTGAACCTGTAAAGTGAATTCCAGCGAAATCACGGCTTGCTAAAACAGTATCCGTAATCATCAAAGCATCTCCAAAAACAACGTTGATAACGCCATCAGGAACTCCTGCTTCTTTGAAAACTTCAATGATGATTTGTGCAGAGAAAACTTGGCTGTCGCTTGGTTTCCAAATCACAACATTTCCCATCATAGCAGCACTTGCAGGAAGATTTCCGGCAATAGCAGTAAAGTTGAACGGTGTAATCGCGTACACAAAACCTTCAAGAGGTCTGTACTCTAAACGGTTCCACATATCCGAATTTGATTTAGGCTGATCGTTGTAAATTTGGGTCATAAATTCTACGTTGAAACGTAAAAAATCGATAAATTCACAGGAAGCATCAATTTCGGCTTGGTGTATGTTTTTTGATTGCGCAATCATTGTTGCGGCATTTATTCTTGCTCTGTATGGACCAGCGATTAATTCAGCTGCTTTTAGGAAGATAGCTGCTCTTTGTTCCCAAGCCATATTTGCCCATGCAGTTTTCGCTTCTAATGCGTTTGCAATCGCTTTTTCAACATGAGATTTTTCGGCTAAATGATACGTTCCTACGACATGTTTATGGTCGTGAGGCGCAGTCATGTTTTTTGTGTTTCCAGTTCTAATTTCTTCGCTTCCGATATATAAAGGTACATCGATTGTTGAATTCCACATTTTTGTGTAAGCTGCTTGTACAGCTGCTTTTTCTGGTGAATTTGGTGCGTATCCTTTTACTGGTTCGTTTACCGCTTTTGGTACATGAAAAAATCCTTTTAACATATTTGTAAAATTATAAAATTAGAAATGGTTTAGTATGTTTTGAAATATTACACAAAAGTACGAAGGATTGTTTGAAAAAAGACAATTTTTGAAGTAAACTAAGAGGGATGTGTATTGAAGTTGTGTAATAGCCCAGATAGAAATGGAAAGCTTTTTGTGATCTCGTTATATTTTTTCTTGCAGAATAAGAGCGACTTTAGAAGCTCCTTATTGTGCTTAGAAAAAAATAAAGGAGAGGGCAAAAACTTGAAATGTATAGCTGGATAAGCTCCTTGAGGAAAAAGTAATTTTAATTTAAAGCAAAAGGGGCACATAACCTAAAAGTAGGCACGATAACTTTGAAATTCTTTGTGGAGGTGAAGTTAATCATATTGAAATATCCTTTCATTGCGCCATAAGGGGATGAAAGTAAACAGCCAGAGCTATAGGTGTGAAATTCGCCTGGTTTTAGAACAGGTTTTTTCCCAATTACTCCTTCTCCGTCAACAATCTCGATATCATTTAGGGAATCGATGATTTCCCAATGGCGAGAAATCAATTGAACAGAGTCTTTACTGTGATTTTCAATTGTAATTACATAACTAAAAGCAAAGTGAATCTTGTAGTTTTTGAAGTACGTTCCTTCAAAACTAGTCAAAACGGAAATTTTTATGCCTCTTGTTATTTGAGAAACCATGATTAAATGGATGAATATGTGTTTATTATTGACAAATTTACAAAAAATGAACTCGTTTTACTAAATTTTTGAAAAGTTTTTTTAGTTGGTGATGTTTATTGAATTAGCTACTCCTTTTCCAACAACTCTATCGTATCGTTCTGTATTTTCTCGGTAATAAACTAATATAGTATAGTCATTTTCCGTTTGATAAAAATTCCCGTCAATTGCATTTTCATAGTCAATAATTCCTTTGTCATCAGCCACAATGTATTGATAGTTTGTAAATCCTTGTTTTACTAAAACGGCTTTTTCATAAAGGTCCTTTTGAGAATTATAATCCATTTTGTATTCTGGTGTGAAATTGTAGTTATTAAACATTCCACCTATATAAATATTTTTTTTAAGTCTGAAAGTAGGGGCAGAAAGGCTGAAATAAATCCAAACATAATCCGCTTCAATTTCGGGATTAGTGGAGTTTATGTTATTAACAACAAAATCACCATTGACATCTTGAGTAAAGGAGTAAGGGAAATTTGTTCGTGCGGCATTGGTGTACAGATAAGAACCGTAAATAGCGGTATTAGAATCTATTTTTGCTATGTTGTTTGCTGCAGAACGTATGTCTTTGTTTTCAAAAAACAAAAATTCATTGCCAGCCCAAAACTGTGTTTCGGTGTCGTATTTATAGATTAAATCATTCCCAATGGTGTATTGTGGGAGGATACCTTTTATGGCGGTGTTAAATTGTCCGTTTTGAAGAAGCACCACTCTAACGTTTTTCATAGGATTTTGAAACGTTATTAGGCTTGATTTTACAGTGAATTCTAAATTGTGTTTCAGTTCTATATTGCTTGTGGTTCGTGCTCGTTTTACCTGCATGGGAACTGTAACCTGATCTTCAAATAAAATAAATTTTCTTGAAAATACAACTTCTTTGTTTTCATCTAAAACTTTAATGATGTAATTCCCGCTGATTCGCAACTGTTGTGTAAACTGATTGGGAATTGATAATTTGTAGTGGGAATAGATTTGTAATGTATTAAAGGAGTTAGTGTAATCCTGAATTCTTTGGTTGTCAAAACCTTGTAGGTATTCGTTTTTTGGTATTTGAGTTGGTACCCAGTTGTAGTCACAATGAATTATTTCGTAATAATAATTTGCTTCGTTGCCAAAGAGGTCGTCAAACTGCAGTTGAAATCCTTCTCCTAATTTGAAAATTGGAATGACATTTCGATCACTTTGTAAAAAAGAAATTGTTTTGATATTGTAAGGCGCGGTTATTTCTTTTTCTACTTGTGCAGAGGTAGAATTGACCGTGAAAATCAAAAGAAAAAAGGCAACTATTTTAAAAAAAGTTTTTGTCATTTTACAGCGCTTAAGATTTTGTAAATATAAGGAATACTCTTCGTTTTTATCGGATAATGCTTTTCAAAGCGTAAATATATTTTGTATGTAATTTCTGTTAATTAAAATATAATATTGTCAAATATTAGTAGTAATCGTATTATTTTTACTTCAAATAAACAAAACCTATGAAAAAAATCAACAATTTAGTATTCGGAATCATGCTGTTTCCATTAGCTGTTTTTGCACAGCAAATGGATTATTCAAAAGCAATTCCTTTTGATCCAAGTGTAAAAACAGGGAAGCTTGAAAATGGCTTGACCTATTACATCAAGAAAAATGCCAAACCAGAGAATAAAGTAGATCTTAGGTTGGTAGTTAATGCTGGTTCTATCCTTGAGGAGGATGACCAACAAGGATTGGCTCACTTTATGGAGCATATGTGTTTTAATGGAACGAAGCGTTTTCCTAAAAATCAATTAGTTGATTATTTGCAAAGTATTGGTGTAAAGTTTGGACAACATTTAAATGCTTATACAAGTTTTGATGAAACGGTTTATTTTTTACCTATTCCTTCTGATAGCCCTGAAAAATTAGAAAAAGGATTTCAAATTATCGAGGATTGGGCTTTTAATACGGTATTGACACCAGAAGAAATCGATAAAGAAAGAGGCGTTGTTCTAGAAGAATATAGATTGGGTTTAGGTGCTCAAAAAAGGATGTTGGGACGTTATATTTCAAAGATGATGCATGAATCACATTATGCGGAGCGTTTGCCAATAGGTCAAAAAGAGATTTTAGAAAAATTCAAACACCAATCGTTAATTAATTTCTACAAAGATTGGTATCGTCCTAATTTGATGAGTGTAATTGTTGTTGGAGATATTGATGTTGCCGAAATGGAGAAGAAAATTATTTCTCATTTTTCAGGTTATAAAAATCCAGCAAAAGAAAAGCCAAGAAAATTTTACGATGTTCCTAATCACAAGGAAACTTTTGTAGCTGTTGAAAGTGATAAAGAAGCATCTAGTGCTCAAGTACAATTGATTTATAAAGATTATGCAGCTCCAAAACCAATTGTAAATTTAGGAGATTTCAAAAATTACATTGTTGAGGGATTGTTTTCTACGCTTTTAAATACGCGATTAGATGAACTAACCAATTCAGCAACTCCGCCATTTACCTATGGATATTCGTATTATGGTGGTACTTTTGCAAGAAATAAAAAAGCATATCAATCTGTGGCAATGTCTCAAGAAGATAAGCAATTGAGTGCCTTGAAAGTATTGGTGACTGAAAATGAAAGAGCTAAGAAATTTGGATTTACGCAAGGGGAATTAGATCGTTCAAAGTTAGATTTCTTGGCTTCTATTGAAAAAGCATACAACGACAGAGAAAAGACGAATTCAGTTAATTTTGTGGGAGAATACCAAGCTAATTTTTTAGAGAAAGAACCAGTTCCTGGAATTGAATGGACGTATCAAACGATGAAACAAGTAATGCCTTTGATTACTTTAGCCGATGTAAATAGTTTGATTAAAGATTATGTAAAAGAAGACAATCGTGTCATTATTCTTACTGGTCCAGAAAAAGAAGGTTTAAAAAAAGCGACAGAACAGCAAGTTCTTGATGCTTTAAAAGTAAATGTAGACGACCTTAAACCTTATGAAGATGCCGCGGTGGCAACAAGTTTAATACGAAACGAAGTAAAACCGGGTACTATTGTTACACGTGAGAACAATGCTAAAATTGGTACAAAGACGCTAGTCTTATCTAATGGTGTGAAAGTGACGTATAAGAATACTGATTTCAAAAATGATGAGGTTCTTTTTGAGGCAGTCAGTCTAGGAGGAACTAATTTGTACTCTAACGAGGATTTGAAAAAAGTTCAATTTGCTAATGGCGCTTTGGCAGAAGCTGGATTTTCAGGATTAAAATTGAATGATATTAATAAATTCATGACGGGTAAAATAGCACGAGTAAGTCCTTATATTGGGACTGCTACTGAAGGTTTGAGAGGAAATGCTACGCCTAAGGATTTAGAATATTTATTCCAAATGACGCATGCTTATTTCACTGACTTAAATATGGATGTTACTGCTTTTGAAGGCTACAAGCAAAAACAATCTGCTTTCTTTAATAATATGGCTTCAACTCCTAATTTTTATTTTCAGCAAGAGTTTTATTCGTATTTAAATAAAGAAAATCCAAGATTTAACGGGTTGATTCCTAATGAAAAAACATGGGGAGAAACGGATTATGCATTAGCATACAAGAAATACAAAGAGCGTTTTGCTAATGCTGCTGATTTTGAGTTTTACTTTGTAGGTAACATAGATGATAAAACTATGGAAGCCTATGCGGTTAAATATTTAGCCTCGTTGCCAGCTACGGACAAAAAAGAAAAAGCTGTAGATTTAGGATACAGAATGCTAAAAGGAGACTTGAAAAAAGTGGTTAATAAAGGAACAGATCCTAAAAGTAATGTGACTATCATGTATTATGGAGATGCGAAGTATTCCGCTAAAGATGCGATGAGCATGCAAGCATTAGGGGAAGTTTTGACTATAAAACTGATCGAGCAATTACGTGAAAACGAAAGCGGTGTTTATGGTGTTTCTGCAAGAGGAAGCATGAATAAAGTTCCAAGTGGATCGTACAACTTTACGATAGGTTTCCCATGCGGACCAGATAATGCTGAAAAATTGACTGCTTCTGCTTTGAAAGAACTTCAAAACATTATTGATAAAGGACCAGATGAAAAAGATGTGGCTAAATTTAAAGAAGGGGAATTAGCTGATTTTAGAAAAGACAGTAAAGAAAACAGATACTGGTTGTCTAATTTCACAAGATCGTATACCAATGGAAGTAGTGCTGAAGAGGTATTGAAGTTTGAAGAAACTGTAAATGCAGTAACGGCTAAGGATATTCAAGACATTGCCAAAAAATACCTTACTAAAGATAAAGTAATTGGAATGTTGATGCCGGAGAAAAAATAAACCGACTCCTAATAAATTAAAAACCTGCTAAAAGTAATTTTAGCAGGTTTTTTTATGATGTATATTATTTAAAACAAACTGGAATAATTTCTCCTTTTGCTAAACAATATTTTGCAACTAATTCAGGAGCGATTTTATTGGTATAATCCTCTTCAACTACTGTAAAACCAATGCTTCGTAGTTTATCAAAATAATCACGTCCATAAATACGAACATGATCGTATTGCCCAAAAATCTTAGCGCGTTCTTTTTGATCAGTAATCGTATCATCAGCAAATGTCGTCGCTCTTTTTAAATCCTGTGGAATTTGTAAAATTGCCATTCCACCAGGTTTCAAGACACGATATAATTCCTGCATGGCCTTGGTGTCATCCGGAATGTGTTCTAAAACGTGGTTGCAAAGAATAACATCATATTGATTGTCTTCAAAAGGCAAATTACAAATGTCTGCTTTCACATCCGCCAAAGGCGAAAATAAATCGGTTGTGGTGTATTCCAGATTTTTCTGGTTTCGAAACAATTTATAAAAAGCTTGCTCTGGTGCAAAATGCAATACTTTCTTTTTTGCTGTCGAAGTAAAAAAATCAGTTTGTTCATTCAAATATAGCCAAAGCAAACGATGTCTCTCTAATGAAAGTGTACTTGGTGAAAGCACGTTGTTGCGTTGTGTTTCATATCCGTAAGGCAACATCGATTTGAAGCTTTTCCCGTCGATTGGATCCGTAAAATTAGTTCCTCTTAATGAAAAAGCGATAATAGGACGGGCTACATAGCTCAACCTGATTAATAAAGGACGAGGAATCGTATTAAGTATAAGTTTAAAAAGTTTTTTCATTACAGAACCAAAGGTTTTTGTCTAAACTCATCTTCTTCATTACTAACAATTCCTAACGCTTTGTAGATGTATCCAAAAGTCGATAAAATCTCTGGTTTCCCATCAATAATTGCAACATCATGTTCAAAATGAGCGCTTGGTTTCCCATCGGCAGTAAGGATTGTCCAGCCGTCTTTTAGTTGTTTTATGTTACGGGTTCCCATGTTAATCATAGGTTCAATAGCGACAACCATTCCTTCTACAAAAAGTTTTCCTCTTCCTTTTTTACCATAATTAGGCATTTCAGGATCTTCATGCATTTTTTGTCCTACGCCA
Proteins encoded:
- a CDS encoding pyridoxal phosphate-dependent aminotransferase, with the protein product MNPLSDRINNLATSQTLAMAALARELKAQGKDIISLSLGEPDFNTPDFIKEAAKKAIDENYSTYSPVEGYAELKEAICRKFKRDNNLEYKPSQIVVSTGAKQSLYNIAQVMLNDGDEVILPAPYWVSYFEIVKLSGGVPVEVPTSVDTDFKITPEQLEAAITPKTKMMWFSSPCNPSGSVYNREELTALAKVLEKYPHVYIVADEIYEHINFSGTFCSIASIPGMLERTITVNGVAKAFAMTGWRIGYIGAPEFIAKACTKIQGQVTSGANSIAQRATITAVDADPSVLKHMVDAFHSRRDLVVGLLKEIPGVKINVPEGAFYVFPDISSFFGKTLKGTEIKNAMDLSMYLLAEANVATVTGDAFGNPDCIRFSYATSDEILKEALKRIKDALAL
- a CDS encoding fatty acid desaturase family protein; this translates as MNNNAPTFAKQDSLKFFRTLNSRVNNYFKENNIQKTGNWKLYLKTIILFSVFLAPYFLILTLGMPFWAHLLLAIVMGIGMAGVGMNVMHDGNHGSYSNKTWVNKFMGGTIYVLAGNVYNWQVQHNVLHHTYTNIPGHDEDLDAGRVIRFTKEAKWYNFHRFQQYYSVFLYGLLTFNWAITTDFKQMRSYLKRKLSYGEAKSPKTLWTTLIITKIIYVSIWIVLPIVIGITWWKVLIGFFVMHYTAGLILSVVFQLAHVVEETINPSPNELGEMDNTWAIHQLFTTTNFAPKNAIVNWYTGGLNHQIEHHIFPNISHVHYGKIASIVKETAQECNLPYYEYKTMRSAVIAHFKHLKELGMKPELT
- the rsmG gene encoding 16S rRNA (guanine(527)-N(7))-methyltransferase RsmG, which codes for MDEILKYFPNLTDIQKEQFEKLDFLYHDWNEKINVISRKDIDALYTKHILHSLGIAKIIKFEPGTYVLDVGTGGGFPGIPLAILFPETRFYLIDVIAKKIKVVQAVAEGLELKNVKAEQIRAENVKGDFDFIVSRAVTNMPDFVSWVKTKIKKNNKHELKNGILYLKGGDLTEELKDFPKATEYNLADFFEDEFFETKKVVHLPLKFQS
- the pruA gene encoding L-glutamate gamma-semialdehyde dehydrogenase; translation: MLKGFFHVPKAVNEPVKGYAPNSPEKAAVQAAYTKMWNSTIDVPLYIGSEEIRTGNTKNMTAPHDHKHVVGTYHLAEKSHVEKAIANALEAKTAWANMAWEQRAAIFLKAAELIAGPYRARINAATMIAQSKNIHQAEIDASCEFIDFLRFNVEFMTQIYNDQPKSNSDMWNRLEYRPLEGFVYAITPFNFTAIAGNLPASAAMMGNVVIWKPSDSQVFSAQIIIEVFKEAGVPDGVINVVFGDALMITDTVLASRDFAGIHFTGSTHVFKDIWAKIGTNIHHYKTYPRIVGETGGKDFIIAHPSSNPKQVATGIVRGAFEFQGQKCSAASRAYVPQSLWPAIKEQLITDTKSMKMGSPEDFGNFITAVIHEGSFDKLAGFIDQAKKDADAEIIVGGNYDKSVGYFIEPTIIVTTNPHYSTMETELFGPVMTIFVYEDDQWEETLELVDTTSEYALTGAVFSQDRYAIEQATTKLQNAAGNFYINDKPTGAVVGMQPFGGARASGTNDKAGSALNLLRWASPRTIKETFITPVDYRYPFLGE
- the apaG gene encoding Co2+/Mg2+ efflux protein ApaG — encoded protein: MVSQITRGIKISVLTSFEGTYFKNYKIHFAFSYVITIENHSKDSVQLISRHWEIIDSLNDIEIVDGEGVIGKKPVLKPGEFHTYSSGCLLSSPYGAMKGYFNMINFTSTKNFKVIVPTFRLCAPFALN
- a CDS encoding type IX secretion system plug protein — encoded protein: MTKTFFKIVAFFLLIFTVNSTSAQVEKEITAPYNIKTISFLQSDRNVIPIFKLGEGFQLQFDDLFGNEANYYYEIIHCDYNWVPTQIPKNEYLQGFDNQRIQDYTNSFNTLQIYSHYKLSIPNQFTQQLRISGNYIIKVLDENKEVVFSRKFILFEDQVTVPMQVKRARTTSNIELKHNLEFTVKSSLITFQNPMKNVRVVLLQNGQFNTAIKGILPQYTIGNDLIYKYDTETQFWAGNEFLFFENKDIRSAANNIAKIDSNTAIYGSYLYTNAARTNFPYSFTQDVNGDFVVNNINSTNPEIEADYVWIYFSLSAPTFRLKKNIYIGGMFNNYNFTPEYKMDYNSQKDLYEKAVLVKQGFTNYQYIVADDKGIIDYENAIDGNFYQTENDYTILVYYRENTERYDRVVGKGVANSINITN
- a CDS encoding M16 family metallopeptidase, with amino-acid sequence MKKINNLVFGIMLFPLAVFAQQMDYSKAIPFDPSVKTGKLENGLTYYIKKNAKPENKVDLRLVVNAGSILEEDDQQGLAHFMEHMCFNGTKRFPKNQLVDYLQSIGVKFGQHLNAYTSFDETVYFLPIPSDSPEKLEKGFQIIEDWAFNTVLTPEEIDKERGVVLEEYRLGLGAQKRMLGRYISKMMHESHYAERLPIGQKEILEKFKHQSLINFYKDWYRPNLMSVIVVGDIDVAEMEKKIISHFSGYKNPAKEKPRKFYDVPNHKETFVAVESDKEASSAQVQLIYKDYAAPKPIVNLGDFKNYIVEGLFSTLLNTRLDELTNSATPPFTYGYSYYGGTFARNKKAYQSVAMSQEDKQLSALKVLVTENERAKKFGFTQGELDRSKLDFLASIEKAYNDREKTNSVNFVGEYQANFLEKEPVPGIEWTYQTMKQVMPLITLADVNSLIKDYVKEDNRVIILTGPEKEGLKKATEQQVLDALKVNVDDLKPYEDAAVATSLIRNEVKPGTIVTRENNAKIGTKTLVLSNGVKVTYKNTDFKNDEVLFEAVSLGGTNLYSNEDLKKVQFANGALAEAGFSGLKLNDINKFMTGKIARVSPYIGTATEGLRGNATPKDLEYLFQMTHAYFTDLNMDVTAFEGYKQKQSAFFNNMASTPNFYFQQEFYSYLNKENPRFNGLIPNEKTWGETDYALAYKKYKERFANAADFEFYFVGNIDDKTMEAYAVKYLASLPATDKKEKAVDLGYRMLKGDLKKVVNKGTDPKSNVTIMYYGDAKYSAKDAMSMQALGEVLTIKLIEQLRENESGVYGVSARGSMNKVPSGSYNFTIGFPCGPDNAEKLTASALKELQNIIDKGPDEKDVAKFKEGELADFRKDSKENRYWLSNFTRSYTNGSSAEEVLKFEETVNAVTAKDIQDIAKKYLTKDKVIGMLMPEKK
- a CDS encoding class I SAM-dependent methyltransferase; this encodes MKKLFKLILNTIPRPLLIRLSYVARPIIAFSLRGTNFTDPIDGKSFKSMLPYGYETQRNNVLSPSTLSLERHRLLWLYLNEQTDFFTSTAKKKVLHFAPEQAFYKLFRNQKNLEYTTTDLFSPLADVKADICNLPFEDNQYDVILCNHVLEHIPDDTKAMQELYRVLKPGGMAILQIPQDLKRATTFADDTITDQKERAKIFGQYDHVRIYGRDYFDKLRSIGFTVVEEDYTNKIAPELVAKYCLAKGEIIPVCFK